One region of Caldimonas thermodepolymerans genomic DNA includes:
- a CDS encoding ABC transporter ATP-binding protein, whose translation MLRLELRDISKQYPAVKANDGIHLKVAPGEIHAVLGENGAGKSTLMKIIYGAVRPDSGEILWNGQPVVVRNPHEARRLGISMVFQHFSLFDTLTAAENVWLGLDKTMSLAEVSERIRAVSGQYGLDVDPQRPVHTLSVGERQRVEIVRALLTNPQLLILDEPTSVLTPQAVEKLFVTLRQLAATGCSILYISHKLDEIRALCHHCTVLRGGRVTGEVDPTQETNTSLSRLMIGAEPPQLVHREAHGGEVALAVQGLSLPKSHPFGTTLENIHMELRAGEVLGIAGVSGNGQQELLAALSGEDLRAAPGSIRLFGRDIARHSPRRRRREGLHFVPEERLGRGAVPTMSLAENTLLTRTEAVSPRTGWVRVREVRALAQHLIERFNVKAGGPDAAARSLSGGNLQKFIVGREIDAQPRVLIVAQPTWGVDVGAAAQIRSELLALRDAGCAVLVVSEELDELFEICDRLVVMAQGRVSPAITTSQASVEQIGIWMSGLWPREGAAGPRDNNDKVLHAEA comes from the coding sequence ATGCTCCGACTCGAACTCCGCGACATCAGCAAGCAGTACCCTGCGGTCAAGGCCAACGACGGCATCCACCTCAAGGTGGCCCCGGGGGAGATCCATGCCGTGCTCGGCGAGAACGGCGCGGGCAAGTCGACGCTGATGAAGATCATCTACGGCGCGGTGCGGCCGGATTCCGGGGAGATCCTCTGGAACGGCCAGCCGGTCGTGGTGCGCAATCCGCACGAGGCGCGCCGGCTGGGCATCAGCATGGTGTTCCAGCACTTCTCGCTGTTCGACACGCTGACCGCCGCCGAGAACGTCTGGCTCGGGCTGGACAAGACGATGAGCCTGGCCGAAGTGAGCGAGCGCATCCGCGCCGTCTCCGGCCAGTACGGGCTGGACGTGGACCCGCAGCGCCCGGTGCACACGCTCAGCGTCGGCGAGCGCCAGCGCGTGGAGATCGTGCGCGCGCTGCTGACCAACCCGCAGCTGCTGATCCTGGACGAGCCGACCTCGGTGCTCACGCCGCAGGCGGTCGAGAAGCTGTTCGTCACGCTGCGCCAGCTCGCCGCCACCGGCTGCTCCATCCTCTACATCAGCCACAAGCTCGACGAGATCCGCGCGCTGTGCCACCACTGCACGGTGCTGCGCGGCGGGCGGGTGACCGGCGAGGTCGACCCGACCCAGGAAACCAACACCAGCCTGTCGCGCCTGATGATCGGTGCCGAGCCGCCTCAGCTGGTGCACCGCGAGGCGCACGGCGGCGAGGTGGCGCTGGCGGTGCAGGGACTGTCGCTGCCGAAGTCGCACCCGTTCGGCACCACGCTGGAGAACATCCACATGGAGCTGCGCGCCGGCGAGGTGCTGGGCATCGCCGGCGTCTCGGGCAACGGGCAGCAGGAGCTGCTCGCCGCGCTGTCGGGCGAGGACCTGCGCGCCGCCCCCGGCTCGATCCGCCTGTTCGGCCGGGACATCGCGCGCCACTCGCCGCGCCGGCGCCGGCGCGAGGGGCTGCACTTCGTGCCCGAGGAGCGGCTCGGCCGCGGGGCGGTGCCGACCATGTCGCTGGCCGAGAACACGCTGCTGACGCGCACCGAGGCGGTGAGCCCGCGCACCGGCTGGGTTCGAGTGCGCGAGGTGCGCGCGCTTGCACAACACCTGATCGAGCGCTTCAACGTCAAGGCCGGTGGCCCCGACGCCGCGGCGCGCAGCCTGTCCGGGGGCAACCTGCAGAAATTCATCGTCGGGCGCGAGATCGACGCGCAGCCCCGGGTGCTGATCGTCGCCCAGCCGACCTGGGGCGTGGACGTCGGCGCCGCGGCGCAGATCCGCAGCGAGCTGCTCGCGCTGCGCGACGCAGGCTGCGCGGTGCTGGTGGTCAGCGAGGAGCTGGACGAGCTGTTCGAGATCTGCGACCGGCTGGTCGTGATGGCCCAGGGGCGCGTCTCGCCGGCGATCACCACCTCGCAGGCCAGCGTCGAGCAGATCGGTATCTGGATGAGCGGGCTGTGGCCGCGCGAGGGCGCGGCAGGCCCGCGGGACAACAACGACAAGGTGCTCCATGCTGAAGCTTGA
- the guaD gene encoding guanine deaminase — MTERLAVRADLFDFPEDPGWQVEAPAAVRYLPDHWLLVEDGRIAGTRPGTEAPGPGWRCIDHRGRLLLPGFIDTHVHAPQLDVIASYGTELLEWLNTYTFPAECKYADPAEAERGSALFLDALLASGTTAAAVFPTVHKVSAEALFAAAAQRHMRVLAGKVLMDRHAPDGLRDDVAQAERDCVDLIERWHGRGRVAYAVTPRFAATSTREQLAMAGRLCAAYPDVYMQTHVAENRSEVRWMAELFPEARSYLDIYVRHGLMTPRSLFAHGIWLDDTDRAVLREAGASIAFCPSSNMFIGSGLFDWGRTEGQGVAVHLASDVGGGTSLSMLRTIADGYKVLALQGQKLTAWKALYTATHGAARHLRLSHEIGHLSPGTLADFVVWDWAQGPVARRRIEVARDLHERVFAWMTLGDERNVVSTWVAGQERYRRPE, encoded by the coding sequence ATGACCGAACGCCTGGCCGTCCGCGCCGACCTGTTCGATTTCCCCGAGGACCCCGGTTGGCAGGTCGAGGCGCCCGCCGCGGTGCGCTACCTGCCCGACCACTGGCTGCTGGTGGAGGACGGCCGCATCGCCGGCACCCGCCCCGGCACCGAAGCGCCGGGTCCGGGCTGGCGCTGCATCGACCACCGCGGCCGGCTGCTGCTGCCGGGCTTCATCGACACCCACGTGCATGCCCCGCAGCTCGACGTGATCGCCAGCTACGGCACCGAGCTGCTCGAGTGGCTGAACACCTACACCTTCCCGGCCGAGTGCAAGTACGCCGACCCGGCCGAGGCCGAGCGCGGCTCGGCGCTGTTCCTCGACGCGCTGCTGGCGTCCGGCACGACCGCCGCGGCGGTGTTCCCGACGGTGCACAAGGTCTCGGCCGAGGCGCTGTTCGCCGCGGCCGCGCAGCGCCACATGCGCGTGCTGGCCGGCAAGGTGCTGATGGACCGCCACGCCCCAGACGGCCTGCGCGACGACGTGGCGCAGGCCGAGCGCGACTGCGTCGACCTGATCGAGCGCTGGCACGGCCGCGGCCGCGTGGCCTACGCGGTGACGCCGCGCTTTGCCGCCACCTCCACGCGCGAGCAGCTGGCGATGGCCGGCCGGCTGTGCGCCGCCTACCCGGACGTCTACATGCAGACCCACGTGGCGGAGAACCGCAGCGAGGTGCGCTGGATGGCCGAGCTGTTCCCCGAGGCGCGCAGCTACCTCGACATCTACGTGCGCCATGGCCTGATGACGCCGCGCTCGCTGTTCGCGCACGGCATCTGGCTGGACGACACCGACCGCGCCGTGCTGCGCGAGGCGGGCGCCTCGATCGCGTTCTGCCCGTCGAGCAACATGTTCATCGGCTCGGGCCTGTTCGACTGGGGCCGCACCGAAGGGCAGGGCGTGGCGGTGCACCTGGCCAGCGACGTCGGCGGCGGCACCTCGCTGTCGATGCTGCGCACCATCGCCGACGGCTACAAGGTGCTGGCGCTGCAGGGCCAGAAGCTCACCGCCTGGAAGGCGCTGTACACCGCCACCCACGGCGCGGCGCGGCACCTGCGACTGTCGCACGAGATCGGACACCTTTCGCCCGGTACACTGGCCGACTTCGTGGTGTGGGACTGGGCGCAAGGGCCCGTGGCCCGGCGGCGCATCGAAGTGGCGCGCGACTTGCATGAGCGCGTGTTTGCGTGGATGACGCTGGGCGACGAGCGCAACGTCGTCTCCACCTGGGTGGCGGGTCAGGAACGTTACCGCCGTCCGGAATGA
- a CDS encoding LysR family transcriptional regulator, which produces MAMRTGFDKIELHLVRILHTLITERSVSRAALKLELSQPAVSAHLRRLRELTGDMLLVRSGNGMVPTPVALELEAPAAELLRQADRLFGRQQSSRGFDPASSDLVVRVAASDYLDPLFLPELVTWIKRSAPGMSLELLPLTAEFDVQRRLADAAVDLVIGNWLEPPEDLHLGRLLTDEVVCLVAQDHPAVRNPRSWTVARYLACEHVAPTPLHAGSGAQGVIDAHLASLGLRRNVTVRSAHFGQIPHMVADSLLVLTTGRQFCQRYVGQLPVKIVRCPVAVPPMSYYQLWHDRTHLSPAYRWFREQVREVARSLVTRKEMTR; this is translated from the coding sequence ATGGCAATGCGCACCGGATTCGACAAGATCGAGCTCCATCTCGTCCGGATCCTGCATACCTTGATCACCGAACGCAGTGTCTCGCGCGCCGCGCTCAAGCTCGAGCTGTCCCAGCCCGCCGTCAGTGCCCACCTGCGGCGGCTGCGCGAGCTCACCGGCGACATGCTGCTGGTGCGCAGCGGCAACGGCATGGTGCCGACGCCGGTGGCCCTGGAGCTGGAGGCCCCGGCGGCGGAGCTGCTGCGCCAGGCCGACCGGCTGTTCGGCCGCCAGCAGTCCAGCCGCGGGTTCGACCCGGCCTCGAGCGACCTGGTGGTGCGCGTCGCCGCGAGCGACTACCTGGATCCGCTGTTCCTGCCCGAGCTGGTGACCTGGATCAAGCGCAGCGCCCCGGGCATGTCGCTGGAGCTGCTGCCGCTGACCGCCGAGTTCGACGTGCAGCGGCGCCTGGCCGACGCGGCGGTGGACCTGGTGATCGGCAATTGGCTCGAGCCGCCCGAGGACCTGCACCTGGGCCGGCTGCTGACCGACGAGGTGGTGTGCCTGGTCGCGCAGGACCACCCCGCGGTGCGCAACCCGCGCAGCTGGACGGTGGCGCGCTACCTCGCCTGCGAGCATGTCGCGCCGACCCCGCTGCATGCCGGCAGCGGCGCCCAGGGCGTCATCGATGCCCACCTGGCATCGCTGGGCTTGCGCCGCAACGTGACGGTGCGCAGTGCACACTTCGGCCAGATCCCGCACATGGTGGCCGACAGCCTGCTGGTGCTGACGACCGGGCGGCAGTTCTGCCAGCGCTACGTCGGGCAGCTTCCGGTGAAAATCGTGCGTTGTCCGGTGGCGGTGCCACCGATGAGTTATTACCAGCTGTGGCATGACCGCACCCACCTGTCCCCGGCCTACCGGTGGTTCCGGGAACAGGTGCGCGAGGTGGCGCGCAGCCTCGTCACCCGCAAAGAGATGACCCGATGA
- the xdhA gene encoding xanthine dehydrogenase small subunit, protein MSDRPVRFYYRGRIVSLNDVPPTRTLLEWLREDAGATGTKEGCGEGDCGACTVVLGELDRERLRYRAINSCIRFVSSIDGCALWTVEDLRGADGSLHPVQQALVDSHATQCGFCTPGFAMSMFALYQQRRACGHTDPVDTGEAHEALSGNLCRCTGYRPIVDATRRMTDYPAPAFDEAAVVRQLQALQQAPALDSGRALRPQTLAQLLQLRAAHPQAQVIAGCTDVGLWVTKMHRRFDTTLDVTGVRELQQVEVRADALEIGAAVRLSDAFAVLAAHWPQLQDFFARFAGRPVRESGTLGGNVVNGSPIGDSMPLLIALGAQLRLQGTRGVRELALEDFYTGYRQNLLAADEVLTHVRVPLPPRGLLRAYKLSKRFEDDISAVCLAIRLEIDAGTVRGARIGAGGLAATPKRAVQTEAALVGRPWTEATVQQAMQVLQQEFAPISDMRASAEYRREAAGNLLWRYWLESQGAAAPLRLERLTLASLDGALS, encoded by the coding sequence ATGTCCGACCGCCCCGTGCGCTTCTACTACCGAGGCCGGATCGTCTCGCTGAACGACGTCCCGCCGACCCGCACCCTACTCGAATGGCTGCGCGAAGACGCCGGCGCCACCGGCACCAAGGAGGGCTGCGGCGAAGGCGACTGCGGCGCCTGCACCGTGGTGCTCGGCGAGCTGGACCGCGAGCGCCTGCGCTACCGCGCGATCAACAGCTGCATCCGCTTCGTCAGCTCCATCGACGGCTGCGCCCTGTGGACCGTGGAGGACCTGCGCGGCGCCGACGGCAGCCTGCATCCGGTGCAGCAGGCGCTGGTCGACAGCCACGCCACCCAGTGCGGCTTCTGCACCCCCGGCTTCGCGATGTCGATGTTCGCGCTGTACCAGCAGCGCCGCGCCTGCGGCCACACCGACCCGGTGGACACCGGCGAGGCGCACGAGGCGCTGTCGGGCAACCTGTGCCGCTGCACCGGCTACCGCCCCATCGTCGACGCGACCCGCCGGATGACCGACTACCCCGCACCGGCGTTCGACGAGGCCGCGGTGGTGCGGCAGCTGCAGGCCCTGCAGCAGGCCCCGGCACTGGACAGCGGCCGCGCGCTGCGACCGCAGACCCTGGCGCAGCTGCTGCAGCTGCGCGCCGCGCACCCGCAAGCCCAGGTGATCGCCGGCTGCACCGACGTCGGCCTGTGGGTCACCAAGATGCACCGCCGCTTCGACACCACGCTGGACGTGACCGGCGTGCGCGAGCTGCAGCAGGTCGAGGTGCGTGCCGACGCGCTCGAGATCGGCGCCGCGGTGCGCCTGAGCGACGCCTTTGCCGTGCTGGCCGCGCACTGGCCGCAGCTGCAGGACTTCTTCGCGCGCTTTGCCGGCCGGCCGGTGCGCGAGTCCGGCACCCTGGGCGGCAACGTGGTCAACGGCTCGCCGATCGGTGACTCGATGCCGCTGCTGATCGCGCTGGGCGCGCAGCTGCGGCTGCAAGGCACGCGCGGCGTGCGCGAGCTGGCGCTGGAGGACTTCTACACCGGCTACCGGCAGAACCTGCTGGCCGCCGACGAGGTGCTGACCCACGTGCGGGTGCCGCTGCCGCCGCGCGGGCTGCTGCGCGCCTACAAGCTGTCCAAGCGCTTCGAGGACGACATCTCCGCGGTGTGCCTGGCGATCCGCCTGGAGATCGACGCCGGCACGGTGCGCGGAGCCCGCATCGGCGCGGGTGGCCTGGCCGCGACCCCGAAGCGCGCGGTGCAGACCGAGGCCGCGCTGGTCGGCCGACCCTGGACCGAAGCCACCGTGCAGCAGGCCATGCAGGTGCTGCAGCAGGAGTTCGCCCCGATCAGCGACATGCGCGCCAGCGCAGAGTACCGCCGCGAGGCGGCCGGCAACCTGCTGTGGCGCTACTGGCTCGAAAGCCAGGGCGCGGCCGCCCCGCTGCGACTGGAGCGCCTGACCCTGGCCAGCCTTGATGGAGCCCTCTCGTGA
- the xdhB gene encoding xanthine dehydrogenase molybdopterin binding subunit, which produces MNAPDLLSPAAVCGQPVVHESARAQVSGAATYIDDLPELKGTLHAAPILSPVAHGRLRGIDAAQALQQPGVVGLVTAADIPGDRYFPTPMRDEPVFAIDEVCYVGQVVGLVVATDVNAARAAARQVQCDIEPLPAVLTIDEAMAAQSYVLPPVHLKRGDAAGAIAAAPHRLEGAFAVGGQEHFYLEGQIAYAIPQEQDGWTIHSSTQHPGEVQHWVAHALGLDGHHVRVECRRMGGGFGGKETQAGHLAVWAALAARKFGQPVKLRLERLDDFMITGKRHNYQYRYRVGFDGEGRILGLQVELASQCGFSADLSGAVNDRSVLHIDNAYYLEHVQIDSYRCKTHTQSNTAFRGFGGPQGMIATEAVLGDIARHLGLDPLEVRRRNFYGPGRDVTPYGMTVEDNIAPQLVARLAEECRYRERRERIAQWNAQHPVLKRGLALTPVKFGISFTITAFNQAGALVHVYSDGTVLVNHGGTEMGQGLHTKVCQIVADELGVPFERVRITASATDKVPNASATAASSGTDLNGQAAQYAARQIRQRLAAFVAAQQGCPAEAVVFAGGKVITPQGSREFAEVTHEAYMARVQLWSDGFYATPKIHYDKQTLQGRPFYYFAYGAACTEVVIDTLTGENRVMAVDILHDVGRSVNPALDRGQIEGGFVQGMGWLTTEELKWNAEGRLTTHAPSTYKIPTAGDVPEHFHVSLWPEPNREESVFRSKAVGEPPFMLAISVYEALRDAIAAVAPQRRDPVVLDAPATPESVLRAVKARRAQR; this is translated from the coding sequence GTGAACGCGCCCGACCTGCTTTCCCCCGCCGCCGTGTGCGGCCAGCCCGTCGTCCATGAAAGCGCGCGCGCCCAGGTCAGCGGCGCGGCCACCTACATCGACGACCTGCCCGAACTGAAGGGCACCCTGCACGCCGCCCCCATCCTGAGCCCGGTCGCCCACGGCCGGCTGCGCGGCATCGACGCCGCACAGGCCCTGCAGCAGCCCGGCGTGGTGGGCCTCGTCACCGCGGCGGACATCCCCGGCGACCGCTACTTCCCCACCCCGATGCGCGACGAGCCGGTGTTCGCGATCGACGAGGTCTGCTACGTCGGCCAGGTGGTGGGCCTAGTGGTCGCCACCGACGTCAACGCCGCGCGCGCCGCGGCGCGCCAGGTGCAGTGCGACATCGAGCCGCTGCCCGCGGTGCTGACCATCGACGAGGCCATGGCCGCGCAGAGCTACGTGCTGCCGCCGGTGCACCTGAAACGCGGCGACGCCGCGGGTGCCATCGCGGCCGCCCCGCACCGCCTCGAAGGCGCCTTCGCGGTCGGCGGCCAGGAGCACTTCTACCTGGAAGGCCAGATCGCCTACGCGATCCCGCAGGAGCAGGACGGCTGGACGATCCACAGCTCCACCCAGCACCCCGGCGAGGTGCAGCACTGGGTGGCGCACGCGCTGGGGCTGGACGGCCACCACGTGCGCGTCGAATGCCGGCGCATGGGCGGCGGCTTCGGCGGCAAGGAAACCCAGGCCGGGCACCTGGCGGTGTGGGCGGCGCTGGCCGCGCGCAAGTTCGGCCAGCCGGTCAAGCTGCGCCTGGAGCGGCTGGACGACTTCATGATCACCGGCAAGCGGCACAACTATCAGTACCGCTACCGCGTCGGCTTCGACGGCGAAGGCCGCATCCTCGGGCTGCAGGTGGAGCTGGCCTCGCAGTGCGGCTTCTCGGCCGACCTGTCCGGCGCGGTCAACGACCGCTCGGTGCTGCACATCGACAACGCCTACTACCTCGAGCACGTCCAGATCGACTCGTACCGCTGCAAGACGCACACGCAGAGCAACACCGCGTTCCGCGGCTTCGGCGGGCCGCAGGGCATGATCGCCACCGAGGCGGTGCTGGGCGACATCGCGCGGCACCTGGGCCTGGACCCGCTGGAGGTGCGCCGGCGCAACTTCTACGGCCCGGGCCGCGACGTCACGCCCTACGGCATGACGGTCGAGGACAACATCGCCCCGCAGCTGGTGGCGCGTCTGGCCGAGGAGTGCCGCTACCGCGAACGGCGCGAGCGCATCGCGCAGTGGAACGCGCAGCACCCGGTGCTCAAGCGCGGGCTGGCGCTCACGCCGGTCAAGTTCGGCATCTCGTTCACGATCACCGCGTTCAACCAGGCCGGTGCGCTGGTGCACGTCTACAGCGACGGCACGGTGCTGGTCAACCATGGCGGCACCGAGATGGGCCAGGGCCTGCACACCAAGGTCTGCCAGATCGTCGCCGACGAGCTGGGCGTGCCGTTCGAGCGGGTGCGCATCACCGCCAGCGCCACCGACAAGGTGCCCAACGCCTCGGCCACCGCGGCCTCCAGCGGCACCGACCTGAACGGCCAGGCCGCGCAGTACGCGGCGCGCCAGATCCGCCAGCGGCTGGCCGCCTTCGTCGCGGCGCAGCAGGGCTGCCCGGCCGAGGCGGTGGTGTTCGCCGGCGGCAAGGTGATCACGCCGCAGGGCAGCCGCGAGTTCGCCGAGGTGACGCACGAGGCGTACATGGCGCGCGTGCAGCTGTGGTCCGACGGCTTCTACGCCACGCCCAAGATCCACTACGACAAGCAGACCCTCCAGGGCCGGCCGTTCTACTACTTCGCCTACGGCGCGGCCTGCACCGAGGTGGTGATCGACACGCTGACCGGCGAGAACCGCGTGATGGCGGTCGACATCCTGCACGACGTGGGGCGCAGCGTGAACCCGGCGCTGGACCGCGGCCAGATCGAGGGCGGCTTCGTGCAGGGCATGGGCTGGCTGACCACCGAGGAGCTGAAGTGGAACGCCGAGGGGCGGCTGACCACGCATGCCCCCAGCACCTACAAGATCCCGACCGCCGGCGACGTGCCGGAGCACTTCCACGTCTCGCTGTGGCCCGAGCCCAACCGCGAGGAGAGCGTGTTCCGCTCCAAGGCGGTCGGCGAGCCGCCCTTCATGCTGGCGATCTCGGTCTACGAGGCCCTGCGCGATGCGATCGCCGCGGTGGCGCCGCAACGGCGCGACCCGGTGGTGCTGGACGCCCCGGCCACGCCCGAGTCGGTGCTGCGCGCGGTGAAGGCACGCCGGGCGCAGCGATGA
- the xdhC gene encoding xanthine dehydrogenase accessory protein XdhC, whose amino-acid sequence MKHTAREWLARGEPAVVVEVAATQGSVPREAGTRMLVGPAGTCGTIGGGHLELQAIELARRHLAMRPGDAFERRYPLGPALGQCCGGVVTLRFAPLCDAELARWPDEAPLFHLQLYGAGHVGRAIVRLLATLPCKVQWIDEREAEFPASWPPQVERVCVDAVEAEVDTAPPGACYLVLTHRHDLDLRITEAILRRGDFRYFGLIGSQTKRARFTHRLLEQGIAPQAIERMTCPIGVPGIEGKAPEVIAVAVVAQLLQLGVVPDGPPRPGAAKPARIA is encoded by the coding sequence ATGAAACACACCGCCCGCGAGTGGCTGGCACGCGGCGAGCCCGCGGTGGTGGTCGAGGTGGCCGCCACGCAGGGCTCGGTGCCGCGCGAGGCGGGCACGCGCATGCTGGTCGGCCCCGCCGGCACCTGCGGCACCATCGGCGGCGGCCACCTCGAGCTGCAGGCCATCGAGCTGGCTCGCCGGCACCTCGCGATGCGCCCCGGCGACGCCTTCGAGCGGCGCTACCCGCTCGGCCCCGCGCTCGGCCAGTGCTGCGGCGGCGTGGTGACGCTGCGCTTCGCGCCGCTTTGCGACGCCGAACTGGCACGCTGGCCGGACGAGGCGCCGCTGTTCCACCTGCAGCTGTACGGCGCCGGCCATGTCGGTCGCGCCATCGTGCGGCTGCTCGCGACGCTGCCATGCAAGGTGCAGTGGATCGACGAGCGCGAGGCGGAATTCCCCGCCAGCTGGCCGCCACAGGTCGAGCGCGTCTGCGTCGACGCGGTGGAGGCCGAGGTCGACACCGCCCCGCCCGGGGCCTGCTACCTGGTGCTCACGCACCGCCACGACCTGGACCTGCGCATCACCGAGGCCATCCTGCGCCGCGGCGACTTCCGCTACTTCGGGCTGATCGGCTCGCAGACCAAGCGCGCCCGCTTCACCCACCGGCTGCTGGAACAGGGCATCGCGCCGCAGGCCATCGAGCGCATGACCTGCCCGATCGGCGTGCCCGGCATCGAGGGCAAGGCGCCCGAGGTGATCGCGGTGGCGGTGGTCGCGCAGCTGCTGCAGCTCGGCGTCGTGCCGGACGGCCCCCCGCGTCCGGGGGCGGCAAAGCCCGCCCGCATCGCCTAG
- a CDS encoding DsbA family oxidoreductase produces the protein MRIDFVSDVVCPWCAIGLHSLEIALERLGPDFPVELHFQPFELDPGTPPEGKDLTEYLCSKYGLTPEQVDRNQEAIRQRGEAVGFTFRMDRRTRSYNTFDCHRLLHWAGLVDPDAQRRLQHLLFAAYFTEGENPGERAVLLRAAAEAGLDEAEAARVVDQGLYAEEVRERQRYYQEAGIQAVPGVVVNERHLISGGQPPDVFERALRQIAAAENA, from the coding sequence ATGAGAATCGATTTCGTTTCCGACGTCGTCTGCCCGTGGTGCGCCATCGGCCTGCATTCCCTGGAAATCGCGCTGGAGCGCCTGGGACCCGACTTCCCGGTCGAGCTGCATTTCCAGCCCTTCGAACTCGACCCGGGCACGCCGCCGGAAGGCAAGGACCTGACCGAGTACCTGTGCAGCAAGTACGGCCTGACGCCCGAGCAGGTGGACCGCAACCAGGAGGCCATCCGCCAGCGCGGCGAGGCCGTGGGCTTCACCTTCCGCATGGACCGGCGCACGCGCAGCTACAACACCTTCGACTGCCACCGCCTGCTGCACTGGGCCGGGCTGGTCGACCCTGACGCCCAGCGCCGGCTGCAGCACCTGCTGTTTGCGGCCTACTTCACCGAAGGCGAGAACCCGGGCGAGCGCGCGGTGCTGCTGCGCGCGGCCGCCGAGGCCGGGCTGGACGAGGCCGAAGCCGCCCGCGTGGTCGACCAGGGGCTGTATGCCGAGGAGGTGCGCGAGCGCCAGCGCTACTACCAGGAGGCCGGCATCCAGGCCGTGCCGGGCGTGGTGGTCAACGAACGCCACCTGATCTCGGGTGGCCAGCCGCCCGACGTGTTCGAGCGCGCGCTGCGGCAGATCGCCGCGGCGGAAAACGCCTGA
- a CDS encoding transglycosylase SLT domain-containing protein — MRGWARWVLTAAGCGWLGFAPAGSAADTTLPARDEHLVITLLRTEAASYEHGNGVPQDGARAAELYCKAARLGDPVSQFNLGWMYAHGRGVPRSDATAAFFFHAAAEQGFEQAQHMLRMVGGPPNEVPPCMRETVPPPPTLQAAKADPAPGLLATAPKDVRDLVLKLAPEFGVRPELALAIIQAESNFDIVALSPRNAKGLMQLIPETAARFNVRNPYDPEQNIRGGLAYLRWLLAYFEGDVALVAAAYNAGEGKVERYRGIPPYLETRAYVRRILDAVGQAQHPYDARVTAPSRALRLISAR; from the coding sequence GTGCGGGGCTGGGCGCGCTGGGTGCTGACGGCCGCCGGCTGCGGGTGGCTGGGCTTCGCCCCGGCCGGCAGCGCCGCCGATACCACCTTGCCCGCGCGGGACGAACACCTCGTCATCACCCTGCTGCGCACCGAGGCCGCCAGCTACGAGCACGGCAATGGCGTGCCGCAGGACGGCGCCCGCGCCGCCGAGCTGTACTGCAAGGCCGCGCGCCTGGGCGACCCGGTCTCGCAGTTCAACCTGGGCTGGATGTACGCCCACGGCCGCGGCGTGCCGCGCAGCGACGCCACCGCGGCCTTCTTCTTCCACGCCGCCGCCGAGCAGGGCTTCGAGCAGGCACAGCACATGCTGCGCATGGTCGGCGGCCCGCCCAACGAGGTGCCGCCCTGCATGCGCGAGACCGTCCCGCCGCCACCGACGCTGCAGGCGGCCAAGGCCGATCCGGCGCCCGGGCTGCTGGCGACCGCCCCCAAGGACGTGCGCGACCTGGTGCTGAAGCTGGCACCCGAGTTCGGCGTGCGGCCCGAGCTGGCGCTGGCCATCATCCAGGCCGAATCGAACTTCGACATCGTCGCGCTGTCGCCGCGCAACGCCAAGGGCCTGATGCAGCTGATCCCCGAGACCGCGGCGCGCTTCAACGTGCGCAACCCCTACGATCCCGAGCAGAACATCCGCGGCGGGCTCGCCTACCTGCGCTGGCTGCTCGCCTACTTCGAAGGCGACGTCGCGCTGGTGGCGGCGGCCTACAACGCCGGCGAAGGCAAGGTCGAGCGCTACCGCGGCATCCCGCCCTACCTGGAAACCCGCGCCTACGTGCGGCGCATCCTCGACGCGGTCGGGCAGGCGCAGCACCCCTACGACGCACGGGTCACGGCGCCGTCGCGAGCGCTGCGGCTGATCAGCGCACGATGA